In Bacillus sp. KH172YL63, one genomic interval encodes:
- a CDS encoding DUF1456 family protein: MDNNDILIRLRYALDLKNTEMVEIFKLGGIELSKEEVLKVLTKSPDEMEEDVLDDEHHIHCDDEMYESFLNGFITFKRGKQEPRPGQPATPEITYEHGNNLLLKKVKIALQLTSEDVIDILAETGVMITKGELGAMLRREGHKNYRICGDRYARNFLKGLTFRYRG, translated from the coding sequence ATAGATAATAATGATATTTTAATCCGGCTGCGTTATGCGCTCGATTTGAAAAATACGGAAATGGTGGAGATTTTTAAGCTTGGGGGCATTGAGCTCAGCAAAGAGGAAGTGCTGAAAGTGTTAACCAAATCCCCGGATGAAATGGAAGAAGACGTCCTTGATGATGAACATCATATTCATTGTGACGATGAAATGTACGAGTCCTTTTTGAACGGTTTCATCACCTTCAAGAGAGGGAAGCAGGAACCCAGACCCGGCCAGCCTGCAACACCGGAAATCACGTATGAGCACGGTAATAACCTGCTGCTGAAGAAGGTGAAAATCGCCCTTCAATTAACAAGTGAAGATGTGATCGACATACTCGCTGAAACCGGAGTGATGATCACCAAAGGCGAACTTGGTGCGATGCTAAGGCGGGAAGGCCATAAAAATTACCGGATCTGTGGCGATCGTTATGCCAGGAACTTCTTAAAAGGCTTGACCTTTAGATACAGAGGTTAA